The Longimicrobiaceae bacterium genome contains a region encoding:
- a CDS encoding zinc-ribbon domain-containing protein: MNAQCSHCNTVFRVDPQKIPAGGVRARCSICRGVFEIGVPAGATAPVAAGAASAAQAASTASTATAGASPVSAETPAVASPAAEIVPATPAVASPVSAPSSPSAPVPAPSASPVVPAVAQAATPTQPRPAPPAQPVAAPSPAPSAPAAAPVSAPAAAPVKRPPPSFGSTDPAQKARRLARALVSDIVTYHPERRDTALAAGTLKREFMDEIKKSWEEYVEQVGADLARSTPHFREALNEILAKGHAIF; encoded by the coding sequence ATGAACGCTCAATGCTCGCACTGCAACACCGTCTTCCGCGTGGACCCGCAGAAGATCCCAGCGGGCGGGGTGCGTGCGCGCTGCTCCATCTGCCGCGGCGTGTTCGAGATCGGCGTCCCGGCTGGCGCCACCGCCCCGGTGGCGGCCGGCGCCGCATCGGCCGCCCAGGCAGCGTCGACCGCATCGACGGCGACGGCGGGGGCGTCTCCCGTCTCCGCCGAGACGCCCGCAGTCGCGAGCCCGGCGGCCGAGATCGTGCCGGCGACTCCCGCGGTGGCATCTCCCGTGTCCGCCCCGTCGTCTCCGTCCGCACCAGTGCCGGCCCCGAGCGCATCTCCCGTCGTGCCCGCCGTCGCGCAGGCCGCGACGCCCACTCAGCCCCGGCCCGCGCCTCCGGCCCAGCCGGTCGCGGCTCCATCTCCTGCGCCGAGCGCGCCCGCGGCGGCTCCCGTGAGCGCTCCGGCCGCGGCGCCCGTCAAGCGGCCGCCGCCGTCGTTCGGGTCCACGGATCCCGCACAGAAGGCGCGGCGGCTGGCGCGGGCGCTGGTGAGCGACATCGTGACGTACCACCCGGAGCGGCGCGACACGGCGCTGGCGGCGGGCACGCTCAAGCGCGAGTTCATGGACGAGATCAAGAAGAGCTGGGAGGAGTACGTGGAGCAGGTGGGCGCCGACCTGGCCCGCTCCACGCCGCACTTCCGCGAG